From Paenibacillus sp. FSL H8-0537:
ACCGGACTTTTTCGATTTATTGCCGGCTAGGCCGTTTTTTGATAATTTTGCTGGTATTCCGCTCATTAATGTGCGGGATGTGCCGCTGGATGAGCTGAGCAATCGCGTGCTGAAGCGTGGATTTGATATTATTTTTTCCTTAATCGCAATTATTCTGACTTCTCCTATTATGTTAGCTACGGTTATTGGAATTAAGCTGACCTCTCCTGGTCCGGTATTGTTTAAGCAGGAGCGGATGGGACTTGATCGCAAAAACTTTTTCATGTATAAATTCCGCTCGATGCGCGTATCGACTGGTGAGGTTTCCAATACGCAGTGGACGGTGGAAAATGATCCGCGCCGTACGAAATTTGGCAGCTTCCTGCGCCGCACGAGCCTTGATGAGCTTCCGCAGTTTTTCAATGTGCTGTTCGGGCATATGAGCGTCGTTGGGCCGCGGCCTGAGCGTCCGTATTTTGTCAGCCAGTTCAAAGAAGAAATTCCGAAGTATATGATCAAGCACCAGATTCGCCCTGGTATAACCGGCTGGGCACAGACGAATGGTCTGCGTGGCGATACGTCGATTGAAGAACGCATCGTCCATGATATTTTTTATATCGAGAACTGGACGTTTATATTGGATTTGAAAATTATCGTAATGACGATTGTGAGAGGGTTTGTCAATAAAAATGCTTACTGACCGCAGTACGGATGTGAAAGTATCAGTTATCATACCAACGTTAAATGCGGGGGCGGGATTGGTTGATCAGGTGGAGCGGCTGAAAAAACAGACGCTGCGTCCCTACGAAATTATAATAATGGACTCTTCCTCAGACGATGGTACAGTGGAACGGGCACGCAAGCTGGGCACGCGGGTGCTGTCCGTTCAGCGCAGCGAGTTTGACCATGGTGGAACTCGTAATTCGGCGGCAGCTCAAGCGAAAGGTGATTTTTTCGTATTTATGACGCAGGACGCGCTTCCTTATGATGACTATGTGCTCGAAAAGCTGATCCAGCCGCTGCTGTCAGACGAGAGAACGGCCTGCTCTTATGCAAGACAGATCCCTTATCCACATGCAGGCATACTAGAACGGCTTGCAAGGGAATCGAACTATCCACAAGAGTCGCGTTTGAAATCTAAAGCGGATATTGACCAAATGGGCATCCAGACGTTTATTTGCTCAAATGTGTGTGCGGCGTATCGGAGGGAAACCTTTTATGAGATGGGCAGCTTTGCGGAGCCTGTTATCTTTAATGAGGATATGTTTATGGCTGCTACCTGTGTCATGAACGGCTATAATATTGCTTATGCTGCCGAAGCAGGCGTATATCACTCCCATGATTATACGGTGCTGCAGCAGTTCAGGCGTTTTTTTGACAATGGGGTGTCCATGTGCCGAAATGAATGGATTATACCTTACAGCAAGGTGGGAAAACCTGGTTTCAAGCTTGTAAAGACCCAGCTCAAATGCTTGCTGAAAGAACGGCGCTATCATTTGATTCCTGTACTTGTTGCGGAATCGGCTGCGAAGCTTATTGGCTATAAGCTCGGGATTAAGCATAAGCGGCTTCCATTATTTTTGTGCCGGCATTTCAGTATGCATAAGCTGATATGGGATCGGATGCACAGGGTAAACGATTCTTCGGCAACTATGAAGCGTACGGGCTAGCTTCAGGCATTATTTTTTCAGAATACTAAAGATATGAAATCATTCGAAGCATGTCACCCGGTTAAGGTAATCGGGCTGGCATGCTTTTTATATGTACTACAATGGTTTGCCCCGTTTAACTTGAGCAAATGTACGCATAAGGATACCTTGAACCGCCGACACTAAAACAGCAAGTTTACAAAGGCAGGTTATGTGGCAGATGCAAGGGGGACCAACATGTCCGTTTGGTTGATTATAATAGCCCTGACCATCGTTCTAGGGCTTTATTTACTGCAATTTGTATTTATCTTCGCCATGGAATATCGCAGGCCTGCACGCTTAGCGGCCTGGCTGACGATTACGATGCTGCTGCCGATTTTGGGAATTGTGCTTTACCTGCTGCTCGCACGGCCAGTGAATCGCCAAAGCAGCCATACACATAAACGGCTCGCTCAAGAGAAGCTGCTATTTGCGGGGGAGCTAACGTTTAATGCGCAAAACTTTACCGATTTGCTGGGAAGTCCAGAGCTGGGTGGGCAAGAACAGCTTTTCCGGCTGTTGACGGCTTCGAAGGGGCACTGTATTACGCTGCGCAACAAAGTCCATGTGCTGCAAAATGGGCAGGATACCTACGAAGCGATTTTGGCGGCGATTAGCCGGGCTAAGAGCTATATTCATCTCGATTATTATACGATACGAGATGATGGAATCGGACAGCGCTTCAAGCAAGCTTTAATCGAGCGGGTAAAGGCGGGGGTAGAGGTTCGCGTGCTGTATGACGGCATCGGCAGTATGAATATAAGCCAAGCCTATATTCACGAGCTTGCTGCTGCTGGCATTCAGACAAGCTGTTTTTTGCCGCCGCGCCATGCATGGTACGAGCGGAGGCTGAACAACCGCAATCACAGTAAAATCGCAGTCATCGACGGCATAATCGGCTTCGTTGGAGGCATTAATATAGGCGATGAGTATTTAGGGGGGAATCCGAAGCTTGGATTTTGGCGGGATACCCATCTGCAGCTGGAGGGAGATGCGGTTTATTTTTTGCAGCAGCTGTTCAGGAGCGATTGGGCTTTCGCTGCACATGAGGAGCTGGACGATGAACGTTATATGCCTAGGCATCATTGCGACGGCCATAATCCGGTACTCATTACGCCCGGAGGCCCCGATCAAATCGGGGAGCCGATATTGGAATCAGTCGTCGCTTCGGTAATGGCAGCGAAAGAAAGCATCTGCTTGTCGACGCCCTATTTTATACCCGATCCAGGGCTGCTGATGGCGCTTCGGGTAGCTGCGCTGAGCGGCGTCGATGTACGAATCATTATTCCGGGCAAAGGTGATTCACAGCTTGTATTGTGGGCTACGCTGTCTTATGTAGAGCCGCTGCTTAAGGCAGGAATTAAGGTTTTTCGCTATCGAAAAGGCTTTATACATGCCAAGGTGCTCATCATTGATCGCATGCTGGCGTCAGTAGGAACGGCGAATATGGACATGCGCAGCTTCTACAACAATTATGAGCAAAATGCGCTTTTATTTGATCCCGGCTCGATTGCACAGCTGAAGAGGGATTTTCGGCAGGATGAGCAAGACAGCGATGAGCTGAGCTTGGCTGAGTTTACGAAACGCCCTGCTAAGCAAAAGATGGCGGAAGCCGCGGCGCATATGCTGTCCCCGTTGTTGTAGCTGCTCTTTATTGATGAATGAAACAGCTGTGGTCTGGGCATATTTTGCAAGTAGGCTAGCAGAACGTATGATGGAAGGAGGGAAAACGATGGCAGATGGAAATGAACAGCCGACAATCGAAGATCAGAATGCGGTAGCGAATGCTGGCGTTGATGCCGAGCACGAAGGGCGCTCCGATTATTTTATGGATATCGACCGTATGGTGAACGAAGGGCTCGGAGGAGGCAATGTAACGCCTCATAATGGCCTTATTGATGAATCGACGACCGATACGATGGAGGAAGAAGGAAGATAGCAATCAAGCAAAAGGAGGGAACCTAATGGACGCTTCGCGCGCCAAGCAAATTTATGATTCATCACAAACCATTGCCGTACAGCTCGATGGCAAATCCGTCTGGATTGAGCATGTGGATATAGCTAATAATATGGCGACTGTACAGGTTGGCTCCAATCCATTAAATACGGAGACCGTTTCATTGGAACGGCTAAGGGAAGAGTAGCCGCGGCTGCAAGCTGTGCGTTCTTAACAAAAGCGTGAAGAGCAGGGTATTTCGGAGAGGCTGATTGCCTGCAGATGATACCCTGCTTCTTTTCGTATGCCCTTACCCGCCAAATGATTCACGAAACGCTTCGCTAAGCTTTGCTTGATCCGTCTCCCATAGCTCGGCGATTTCTGCGGAGACGTTCTCATCCCACCAATCGGCGAGCAGCTTGCGATTGCTTTTATGCTCGTGAATCCACAGCAGATGGACAGCCACCTTTTTAAAATATAAATTTTCCGCCTGATCATGCTTTTCTTTGGACACCCACAGTTTCAAACGTTTGGCCGTACGGTACAGCTCATTGCTGCAGGCACGCCTTATTTTACGAGCGGTAGGAAGGTTTGAATCATGCTTCTGGGCAGTAGGCTTCATGGCTAACCGGCTCCTCTCTATCCTCTATATGTATGCTTCCGACTGTATGATCGTCACCTGCATCGTTTCGACTGGATGAGCCTTCCTTCCGTGTGGTAGAATAACAGACGAAGCAGTAGTTTAGAGAGGATGTGAGAGGCAAGCGTGATGGATAGGATTTCGGAGATTTTGCATGCACTGCTCTTATGGATTGAAAGC
This genomic window contains:
- a CDS encoding dehydrogenase; this translates as MKPTAQKHDSNLPTARKIRRACSNELYRTAKRLKLWVSKEKHDQAENLYFKKVAVHLLWIHEHKSNRKLLADWWDENVSAEIAELWETDQAKLSEAFRESFGG
- a CDS encoding glycosyltransferase family 2 protein; amino-acid sequence: MLTDRSTDVKVSVIIPTLNAGAGLVDQVERLKKQTLRPYEIIIMDSSSDDGTVERARKLGTRVLSVQRSEFDHGGTRNSAAAQAKGDFFVFMTQDALPYDDYVLEKLIQPLLSDERTACSYARQIPYPHAGILERLARESNYPQESRLKSKADIDQMGIQTFICSNVCAAYRRETFYEMGSFAEPVIFNEDMFMAATCVMNGYNIAYAAEAGVYHSHDYTVLQQFRRFFDNGVSMCRNEWIIPYSKVGKPGFKLVKTQLKCLLKERRYHLIPVLVAESAAKLIGYKLGIKHKRLPLFLCRHFSMHKLIWDRMHRVNDSSATMKRTG
- a CDS encoding H-type small acid-soluble spore protein, translating into MDASRAKQIYDSSQTIAVQLDGKSVWIEHVDIANNMATVQVGSNPLNTETVSLERLREE
- the cls gene encoding cardiolipin synthase — encoded protein: MSVWLIIIALTIVLGLYLLQFVFIFAMEYRRPARLAAWLTITMLLPILGIVLYLLLARPVNRQSSHTHKRLAQEKLLFAGELTFNAQNFTDLLGSPELGGQEQLFRLLTASKGHCITLRNKVHVLQNGQDTYEAILAAISRAKSYIHLDYYTIRDDGIGQRFKQALIERVKAGVEVRVLYDGIGSMNISQAYIHELAAAGIQTSCFLPPRHAWYERRLNNRNHSKIAVIDGIIGFVGGINIGDEYLGGNPKLGFWRDTHLQLEGDAVYFLQQLFRSDWAFAAHEELDDERYMPRHHCDGHNPVLITPGGPDQIGEPILESVVASVMAAKESICLSTPYFIPDPGLLMALRVAALSGVDVRIIIPGKGDSQLVLWATLSYVEPLLKAGIKVFRYRKGFIHAKVLIIDRMLASVGTANMDMRSFYNNYEQNALLFDPGSIAQLKRDFRQDEQDSDELSLAEFTKRPAKQKMAEAAAHMLSPLL